A region of Acidimicrobiales bacterium DNA encodes the following proteins:
- the gcvT gene encoding glycine cleavage system aminomethyltransferase GcvT, translated as MERSSPLEALHAELGATFTQFAGWRMPLRYGSETAEHLAVRERAGLFDLSHMGELAVSGPAAGAALDRALVSRLSDLRVGRARYTMACDERGGVIDDLVAYRTGEEAYLLVVNAANTSAALDAVAAQVRGLDAQVADVSGRFALVAIQGPSASELLAPRCDADLGALPSYAATQALVAGHPGLVARTGYTGEDGFELFVAPEDARAVFEALLEAGALPAGLAARDTLRLEAGMPLYGHELDRDHTPFEAGLGRVVRLDKPGDFAGRAALEVAAARPPARRLAGLASLGRRVLRQGCPVVELAQGRSVGTVTSGAYSPTLRRPIAMAYVEADALDAGLQLGVALRSGVEAVEVVPLPFYRRAR; from the coding sequence ATGGAGCGATCGAGCCCGCTCGAGGCCCTCCACGCCGAGCTCGGGGCGACCTTCACGCAGTTCGCGGGCTGGCGGATGCCGCTGCGCTACGGCAGCGAGACGGCCGAGCACCTCGCGGTGCGCGAGCGCGCCGGGCTGTTCGACCTCAGCCACATGGGCGAGCTGGCGGTGAGCGGCCCGGCGGCCGGCGCAGCGCTCGACCGGGCGCTCGTCTCGCGCCTGTCGGACCTGCGCGTCGGTCGGGCGCGCTACACGATGGCCTGCGACGAGCGCGGCGGGGTGATCGACGACCTCGTCGCGTACCGCACGGGCGAGGAGGCCTACCTCCTCGTCGTGAACGCCGCCAACACCTCGGCGGCGCTCGACGCCGTCGCCGCCCAGGTCCGCGGCCTCGACGCGCAGGTCGCCGACGTCTCCGGGCGCTTCGCGCTCGTCGCCATCCAGGGGCCGAGCGCGAGCGAGCTCCTCGCTCCGCGCTGCGATGCGGACCTCGGCGCCCTCCCCTCCTACGCCGCCACACAGGCGCTCGTCGCCGGGCACCCCGGCCTCGTGGCGCGCACCGGCTACACCGGCGAGGACGGCTTCGAGCTCTTCGTCGCGCCCGAGGACGCCCGGGCCGTCTTCGAGGCGCTGCTCGAGGCGGGCGCCCTGCCTGCCGGGCTCGCCGCCCGGGACACGCTGCGGCTCGAGGCGGGCATGCCGCTGTACGGCCACGAGCTCGACCGCGACCACACGCCCTTCGAGGCCGGTCTCGGCCGCGTCGTGCGCCTCGACAAGCCGGGGGACTTCGCCGGTCGTGCCGCCCTCGAGGTGGCCGCCGCCCGTCCGCCCGCCCGCCGGCTCGCCGGCCTCGCCTCCCTCGGCCGACGCGTCCTGCGCCAGGGCTGCCCGGTGGTCGAGCTCGCGCAGGGGCGGTCGGTCGGCACCGTGACGAGCGGCGCCTACTCGCCCACGCTGCGCCGGCCCATCGCGATGGCCTACGTCGAGGCGGATGCCCTCGACGCGGGTCTCCAGCTCGGGGTCGCGCTGCGCTCGGGCGTCGAGGCGGTCGAGGTCGTCCCCCTCCCCTTCTACCGCCGAGCACGCTAG
- a CDS encoding trypsin-like peptidase domain-containing protein, which produces MNESHDEVPPEASEPAEAPATAAEAAPLDEPTTEVQAAPTGQEAAPPYGFLPEGAALFAGDQPPPPPGAWSPASGAPPVPPRRRRALVAAAVAAATLVAGGLGAGLGAAFGGSASLAPARSSLPSTPTAPLSAPGSVARVAALVKPAVVDISTTIATEVGSPPSPAEGTGMILTPSGEVLTNNHVVEDATSIRVSVGGSRTYAARVLGVDPVHDIALLQLEGASGLPTVSLGDSSTVAVGDPVVAIGNALGLGGSPSVVSGIVSAVGRTISASDAGGGNPETLHNLIQTSAPISPGDSGGPLVNLRGQVIGMDTAAASADGTGASIGFAIPINQAAADVHQIERGQAGNGVIIGESPFLGITEQPSYGGFGFGFGFGFGGTGTGTQPSVSGVTIGPVIQGGPAERAGLSEGDVITAIDGHQTPTWNALVRQVEAHRPGQTIQVSYVDTGGTSHTVSVVLAGIPR; this is translated from the coding sequence ATGAACGAGAGCCACGACGAGGTGCCCCCCGAGGCGAGCGAGCCGGCCGAGGCTCCGGCCACCGCGGCCGAGGCGGCGCCGCTCGACGAGCCGACGACGGAGGTCCAGGCCGCGCCGACCGGGCAGGAGGCCGCCCCCCCCTACGGCTTCCTGCCCGAGGGCGCCGCGCTGTTCGCGGGCGACCAGCCGCCGCCTCCCCCCGGCGCATGGTCGCCCGCGTCCGGCGCACCGCCGGTGCCGCCGCGCCGCAGGCGGGCCCTCGTCGCCGCGGCCGTCGCCGCCGCCACCCTCGTGGCCGGCGGCCTCGGCGCCGGCCTCGGCGCCGCCTTCGGCGGCTCGGCCTCGCTCGCGCCGGCGAGGTCGTCGCTCCCGTCGACGCCGACGGCGCCGCTCAGCGCGCCCGGCTCGGTCGCCCGGGTGGCCGCCCTCGTCAAGCCGGCCGTGGTCGACATCTCGACGACGATCGCGACCGAGGTCGGCTCGCCGCCGTCGCCGGCCGAGGGGACCGGGATGATCCTCACGCCGAGCGGCGAGGTGCTGACGAACAACCACGTCGTCGAGGACGCGACGAGCATCCGGGTGAGCGTCGGCGGGTCGCGCACCTACGCGGCGCGCGTCCTCGGCGTGGACCCGGTGCACGACATCGCCCTCCTGCAGCTCGAGGGGGCCTCGGGCCTGCCGACCGTGTCGCTCGGGGACTCCTCGACCGTCGCGGTCGGCGACCCCGTGGTCGCCATCGGCAACGCCCTCGGGCTCGGCGGCTCGCCGTCGGTCGTGAGCGGGATCGTCTCCGCCGTCGGTCGGACGATCAGCGCGAGCGACGCCGGGGGCGGCAACCCCGAGACGCTGCACAACCTGATCCAGACCTCGGCGCCGATCTCGCCGGGTGACTCCGGTGGTCCCCTCGTCAACCTGCGCGGCCAGGTCATCGGGATGGACACCGCGGCCGCGTCGGCGGACGGGACCGGCGCCTCGATCGGCTTCGCGATCCCGATCAACCAGGCCGCCGCCGACGTCCACCAGATCGAGCGCGGGCAGGCCGGCAACGGCGTGATCATCGGGGAGTCCCCCTTCCTCGGCATCACCGAGCAGCCGAGCTACGGCGGCTTCGGCTTCGGCTTCGGCTTCGGCTTCGGCGGGACCGGCACGGGGACCCAGCCGAGCGTCTCGGGGGTCACCATCGGCCCGGTGATCCAAGGCGGTCCCGCCGAGCGCGCCGGCCTGAGCGAGGGGGACGTCATCACGGCCATCGACGGCCACCAGACGCCCACCTGGAACGCACTCGTCCGCCAGGTCGAGGCGCACCGGCCGGGCCAGACGATCCAGGTGAGCTACGTCGACACCGGCGGCACGAGCCACACGGTGTCGGTCGTCCTCGCGGGGATCCCGCGCTGA